From Triticum urartu cultivar G1812 chromosome 2, Tu2.1, whole genome shotgun sequence, a single genomic window includes:
- the LOC125536274 gene encoding fasciclin-like arabinogalactan protein 2, with translation MPFAGAVAPCTTILLLLLLVPCAEGQPPEATPPGGTAIGQILTKNGCGAFAGLVAATAGVGQVLREQSDAGLTVFCPDDGAVAAFTPRFSNLTADRQASLLLYHGLAVRSSEVELSLLTRLGGEIEVRTLDRGRWGYGMLTICDCGGTMRLSSSPPSFTMPDEARVTNTVVYNDRLTLYLIDAVLVPGAPAVFDYSDSLVTVCFLLGIVTLVLGSCVLSVIRA, from the exons ATGCCGTTCGCCGGAGCCGTCGCCCCCTGCACCACCATCCTGCTCCTCCTGCTGCTCGTCCCCTGTGCCGAGGGACAACCGCCCGAGGCGACGCCGCCGGGGGGCACGGCGATCGGGCAGATCCTGACCAAGAACGGGTGCGGCGCCTTCGCCGGCCTCGTCGCCGCCACGGCCGGCGTGGGCCAGGTGCTCCGCGAGCAGAGCGACGCGGGGCTCACCGTGTTCTGCCCGGACGACGGCGCTGTCGCGGCGTTCACCCCGCGGTTCAGCAACCTCACCGCCGACCGCCAGGCCTCGCTTCTTCTGTACCACGGACTGGCGGTACGCTCCTCCGAGGTGGAGCTCTCCTTGTTGACCCGCCTCGGCGGGGAAATCGAGGTGCGGACGCTCGATCGGGGCCGCTGGGGCTACGGCATGCTCACCATCTGCGACTGCGGAGGCACCATGAGGCTCTCTTCGTCGCCGCCGTCGTTCACGATGCCGGACGAGGCCAGGGTCACCAACACGGTCGTCTACAACGACCGCCTCACTCTCTACCTCATCGACGCCGTGCTGGTTCCGGGAGCGCCGGCGGTGTTCGACTACTCGGACAGCCTGGTGACCGTTTGCTTCTTGCTCGGGATCGTCACCTT AGTCTTGGGGTCGTGTGTTCTTTCTGTCATTCGTGCATGA
- the LOC125536272 gene encoding SNF1-related protein kinase regulatory subunit gamma-1-like codes for MARPEENAKFPSCDAYFDTIQSKKKLPLALQESLTAAFAQIPVASFPDVPSGRVTEIPGETSVLDAVRILSEHNIRAAPVLNPEPGAPADWQGRYLGIIEYSAIILWVLDNADLAAVALSAGSATAAGVGMGAVGAVGVAALGVTGPAAVAGLTAAAVGAAVAGGLTAEKGVAKDGVTAADHLGEDFYKVLLQQEPFKSTTVRSIVESYPWSPFVPVTLDSSMLAVLLLLSKYRLRNVPVIEPDKPVIKNFITQTGVVKGLQQCKGRDWFDYISALPLSDLGLPFMSLDEVITVNSDDLILEAFKCMKDNKIGGVPVVEGPRRKLVGSVSIRDIRFLLLRPDLFSDFRHLTVLDFMKALGSTLPDSGDNGLVKPPLTCAPDASMGSVIDSIGSRITHRIYVVDGDFEVVGVVTLRDVISCFIHEPPGFCDSYLASAMEKLEDKGDADSSVENS; via the exons ATGGCTCGACCTGAGGAGAACGCGAAATTCCCCAGCTGTGATGCCTACTTTGACACTATCCAGTCCAAGAAGAAGCTCCCACTAGCTTTGCAGGAATCCCTGACCGCCGCCTTTGCTCAGATCCCAGTCGCATCGTTTCCTGATGTTCCTAGTGGCCGAG TGACTGAAATTCCTGGAGAAACTTCCGTTCTTGATGCTGTTAGAATTTTATCTGAGCACAACATAAGGGCAGCGCCAGTGCTTAACCCTGAACCTGGGGCTCCAGCTGATTGGCAAGGGAGGTATCTTGGCATCATCGAGTACTCAGCCATCATCCTTTGGGTACTAGATAATGCTGATCTCGCGGCCGTAGCTCTGTCAGCTGGATCAGCAACTGCTGCAGGAGTTGGAATGGGTGCTGTTGGTGCAGTGGGCGTGGCAGCATTAGGTGTAACCGGCCCGGCAGCTGTCGCTGGATTGACTGCTGCTGCAGTAGGGGCTGCTGTTGCTGGCGGGTTAACTGCTGAAAAGGGTGTTGCGAAGGATGGAGTTACTGCTGCTGATCATTTAGGGGAAGATTTCTACAAAGTTCTGCTTCAGCAAGAACCTTTCAAATCGACTACA GTTCGGTCAATTGTTGAGTCCTACCCATGGTCTCCTTTTGTGCCTGTTACACTTGACAGTTCAATGCTTGCCGTACTACTGTTGCTCTCCAAGTACAGGTTGAGGAATGTGCCTGTGATCGAACCTGATAAGCCAGTTATTAAGAACTTCATTACTCAGACTGGTGTTGTTAAAGGACTTCAGCAGTGTAAAGGAAGGGATTGGTTCGACTATATTTCGGCACTTCCTCTTTCAGACTTGGGGCTTCCATTCATGTCTCTTGATGAG GTTATTACGGTTAACAGTGATGATCTAATCTTAGAAGCTTTCAAGTGCATGAAGGATAACAAAATTGGCGGTGTACCCGTAGTAGAAGGTCCCCGAAGGAAACTTGTTGGTAGTGTGAGCATAAGGGACATTCGCTTCCTGTTGCTTAGGCCTGACTTATTTTCTGATTTCAG GCACCTTACCGTGTTGGATTTCATGAAGGCTCTAGGTTCCACTCTTCCTGACTCGGGGGACAATGGGCTGGTGAAGCCGCCACTCACCTGTGCACCTGATGCTTCCATGGGCAGCGTGATCGACAGCATCGGGTCGAGGATAACCCACCGGATATACGTGGTGGATGGCGACTTTGAGGTGGTCGGTGTTGTGACACTCCGAGATGTGATCTCTTGCTTCATCCACGAGCCCCCTGGCTTCTGCGACAGTTATCTTGCTTCAGCGATGGAGAAGCTCGAGGACAAGGGCGATGCCGATTCCTCCGTTGAGAACAGCTGA